In Metopolophium dirhodum isolate CAU chromosome 7, ASM1992520v1, whole genome shotgun sequence, one genomic interval encodes:
- the LOC132948903 gene encoding serine-rich adhesin for platelets-like, with translation MYFRMILFSYTFIVSILEFVVAVQADTKSTIDNNELSLSLSNEQVTEYKYERTIQSAAAENNQDQSITTNINTEFVQKIHSSNEHDLNVTDSSDLNSTMNMDVISEINMLNHNEASLTNDYGTQMSTHEISNTDVKIEGDTAFMSPNGIIDFPNYDNPTNPNGDLTDKQDGQAYDSNGNKISDNSIMNSYQSSSYYGYNIQNIVDQNGEIPTSVTSSPGANGSPPNVTPTSSNRILNSSLNSKQKAATSSTTTSTSNSNGTPPSSSPKSPTGDSTGKQNGQDYDSNGNKISDTSIMNSYQSSSYYGYNFQNIADVNGEIPTTATSSPGANGSPSIATPTYPNGNLKSVSNDAAKVNVVLSELDIPLTYPIGVPINMNTGIPYYPHTSSPNYGNGAPKSKVNGGTTSTTTSTSNSNGTPSSSSPKSPTGDSTGKQNGQDYDSNGNKMSDTSIMNSYQTSSYYGYNIQNIVDQNGEIPTSVTSSPGSNGSPPNVTPTSSNRNLNSSSTSKQKAATSSTTTSTSNSNGSPSSSTPKSLTGDSKGKQIAQDYDSNGNMISDTSIMNSYQSSSYYGYNIQNIADVNGEIPTTATSSPGANSFPSIATPTFPNGNLKSVSNDAAKVNVGLSELDMPLTYPIGVPINMNTGVPHYPHTSSPNYGNGAPKSKVNGGTTSTTTSTSNSNGTPSSSSPKSPTGDSTGKQNGQDYDSNGNKISDTSIMNSYQSSSYYGYNIQNIADVNGEIPTTATSSPGSNGSPPNVTPTSSNRILNSSLNSKQKAATSSTTTSTSNSNGTPSSSSPKSPTGDSTGKQNGQDYDSNGNKISDTSIMNSYQSSSYYGYNFQNIADVNGEIPTTATSSPGANGSPSIATPTYPNGNLKSVSNDAAKVNVVLSELDMPLTYPIGVPINMNTGVPHYPHTSSPNFGNGAPKSKVNGGTTSTTTSTSNSNGTPSSSSPKSPTGDSIGKQNGQDYDSNGNKISDTSIMNSYQSSSYYGYNFQNIADVNGEIPTTATSSPGANGSPSIATPTYPNGNLKSVSNDAAKVNVVLSELDMPLTYPIEVPINMNTGVPNYPHTSSPNYGNGAPKSKVNGGTTSTTTSTSNSNGTPSSSSPKSPTGDSTGKQNGQDYDSNGNKMSDTSIMNSYQSSSYYGYNFQNISDVNGDIPTTATSLPDSNGSPSSATLTSTNRNLNRALNTYLNGGTPPTSKLPANSNGSPSSSYPISPYGDSTNKPNVQDYDSNGNKLSDNSFMNGYQTSNYYGYIQNTADQDTIFNYPPETSEYLNNQLLQNSVSTFNLQNTATPDQFGIMPSNSLTMPNGKYDEVKNDGVNIPLLNENGDIYNNYFYGDNSVKTVRSLNGNFDTQNDDNYNDGYMGIVPFDDGNMQGPSNEPYAPNLNARYENSQLQYGLNQNPPPYRGYPYMGNDITPFDTNIYPDISPQISVMNSDLYNYNNIDGIEYDQTKIGIEETSPENIQLSMSDLDTFSSNQISQTSDSFIDTDLTSDHLVYDSVDADNRDLEIIDSNYMGQVNENNVYRGQGFNGYNNIQSINVPEYNQFNGDYTTTYLSNLGTYETSSSNTGTDAAVDGPEGPYLTPLLLNSNYNLPTSSDLNKQIADSNSLIVDNVQLNGYLYRKTDTSNVNTQVEGSPAVIANGSPMNDVDNRFESIQTTDLSKNNELGVGQNVYGVSGQVIGRIYKPSGIVKTKNRHKYSGSSSYSSPNDSEFSDGMHAIGHGIKRAARDAIGNVHDNIKDAYDTTKAVGKAVGNIAGNAASKAADGIEQTAKTPYQGSKDAVKAVKNSVGEAADDVEETAKTAYQGSKDAANDMENAFSDAADDVEETA, from the exons ATGTATTTTAGAATGATATTATTctcatatacatttatagttagTATACTAGAATTTGTCGTTGCCGTA CAAGCAGATACAAAAtcaactatagataataatgaattatcGTTGTCTCTTTCAAATGAGCAAGTTActgaatataaatatgaaagaaCTATTCAATCAGCCGCAGCTGAAAATAATCAAGATCAATCCattacaacaaatataaatactgagttcgtacaaaaaatacattcaagCAACGAACATGATCTAAATGTTACAGATTCCTCTGATTTAAATTCTACAATGAATATGGATGTAATTTCagaaataaatatgttaaatcatAACGAAGCCTCACTTACAAATGACTATGGAACGCAGATGAGTACACATGAAATCTCAAATACAGATGTAAAAATAGAAGGAGATACTGCTTTCATGAGTCCAAATGGAATAATAGATTTTCCAAATTATGATAATCCAACTAACCCAAATGGAGACTTAACAGATAAGCAAGATGGACAAGCTTATGATTCTAACGGAAACAAGATAAgtgataatagtattatgaataGTTATCAATCATCAAGCTATTACggatacaatatacaaaatatagttgATCAAAATGGAGAAATTCCAACTTCAGTAACATCATCACCTGGCGCAAATGGTTCTCCACCAAATGTGACTCCAACTTCCTCTAACAGAATTTTAAATAGTTCTCTCAATAGTAAACAAAAGGCAGCAACTTCATCAACCACAACATCGACCTCTAATTCGAATGGTACTCCGCCTAGTTCTTCTCCAAAGTCTCCGACCGGAGATTCAACAGGCAAGCAAAATGGACAAGATTATGATTCTAATGGAAACAAGATAAGTGATACTAGTATTATGAATAGTTATCAATCATCAAGCTATTACGGATACAATTTCCAAAATATAGCTGATGTAAATGGAGAAATTCCAACTACAGCAACATCATCCCCTGGCGCAAATGGTTCTCCATCAATTGCAACTCCAACTTACCCTAACggaaatttaaaaagtgtttctAACGATGCAGCGAAAGTTAATGTTGTACTTTCTGAACTTGATATACCTCTGACATATCCTATaggagtacctataaatatgaaTACAGGTATTCCTTACTATCCTCACACGTCAAGTCCAAATTATGGCAATGGTGCTCCCAAAAGTAAAGTAAATGGAGGGACTACATCAACGACAACATCGACCTCTAATTCGAATGGTACTCCGTCTAGTTCTTCTCCAAAGTCTCCGACCGGAGATTCAACAGGCAAGCAAAATGGACAAGATTATGATTCTAATGGAAACAAGATGAGTGATACTAGTATTATGAATAGTTATCAAACATCAAGCTATTACggatacaatatacaaaatatagtggATCAAAATGGAGAAATTCCAACTTCAGTAACATCATCACCTGGCTCAAATGGTTCTCCACCAAATGTGACTCCAACTTCCTCTAACAGAAATTTAAATAGTTCTTCCACTAGTAAACAAAAGGCAGCGACTTCATCAACCACAACATCGACATCCAATTCGAATGGTTCTCCGTCTAGTTCTACTCCAAAATCGCTGACCGGAGATTCAAAAGGTAAGCAAATTGCACAAGATTATGATTCTAATGGAAACATGATAAGTGATACTAGTATTATGAATAGTTATCAATCATCAAGCTATTACggatacaatatacaaaatatagctGATGTAAATGGAGAAATTCCAACTACAGCAACATCATCCCCTGGCGCAAATAGTTTTCCATCAATTGCGACTCCAACTTTCCCTAACggaaatttaaaaagtgtttctAACGATGCAGCGAAAGTAAATGTTGGACTTTCCGAACTTGATATGCCTCTGACATATCCTATaggagtacctataaatatgaaCACAGGTGTTCCTCACTATCCTCACACGTCAAGTCCAAATTATGGCAATGGTGCTCCCAAAAGTAAAGTAAATGGAGGAACTACATCAACGACAACATCGACCTCTAATTCGAATGGTACTCCGTCTAGTTCTTCTCCAAAGTCTCCGACCGGAGATTCAACAGGCAAGCAAAATGGACAAGATTATGATTCTAATGGAAACAAGATAAGTGATACTAGTATTATGAATAGTTATCAATCATCAAGCTATTACggatacaatatacaaaatatagctGATGTAAATGGAGAAATTCCAACTACAGCAACATCATCCCCTGGCTCAAATGGTTCTCCACCAAATGTGACTCCAACTTCCTCTAACAGAATTTTAAATAGTTCTCTCAATAGTAAACAAAAGGCAGCAACTTCATCAACCACAACATCGACCTCTAATTCGAATGGTACTCCGTCTAGTTCTTCTCCAAAGTCTCCGACCGGAGATTCAACAGGCAAGCAAAATGGACAAGATTATGATTCTAATGGAAACAAGATAAGTGATACTAGTATTATGAATAGTTATCAATCATCAAGCTATTACGGATACAATTTCCAAAATATAGCTGATGTAAATGGAGAAATTCCAACTACAGCAACATCATCCCCTGGCGCAAATGGTTCTCCATCAATTGCAACTCCAACTTACCCTAACggaaatttaaaaagtgtttctAACGATGCAGCGAAAGTTAATGTTGTACTTTCTGAACTTGATATGCCTCTGACATATCCTATaggagtacctataaatatgaaCACAGGTGTTCCTCACTATCCTCACACGTCAAGTCCAAATTTTGGCAATGGTGCTCCCAAAAGTAAAGTAAATGGAGGAACTACATCAACGACAACATCGACCTCTAATTCGAATGGTACTCCGTCTAGTTCTTCTCCAAAGTCTCCGACGGGAGATTCAATAGGCAAGCAAAATGGACAAGATTATGATTCTAATGGAAACAAGATAAGTGATACTAGTATTATGAATAGTTATCAATCATCAAGCTATTACGGATACAATTTCCAAAATATAGCTGATGTAAATGGAGAAATTCCAACTACAGCAACATCATCCCCTGGCGCAAATGGTTCTCCATCAATTGCGACTCCAACTTACCCTAACggaaatttaaaaagtgtttctAACGATGCAGCGAAAGTTAATGTTGTACTTTCTGAACTTGATATGCCTCTGACATATCCTATagaagtacctataaatatgaaCACAGGTGTTCCTAACTATCCTCACACGTCAAGTCCAAATTATGGCAATGGTGCTCCCAAAAGTAAAGTAAATGGAGGGACTACATCAACGACAACATCAACCTCTAATTCGAATGGTACTCCGTCTAGTTCTTCTCCAAAGTCTCCGACCGGAGATTCAACAGGCAAGCAAAATGGACAAGATTATGATTCTAATGGAAACAAGATGAGTGATACTAGTATTATGAATAGTTATCAATCATCAAGCTATTACGGatataatttccaaaatatatCTGATGTAAATGGAGATATTCCAACTACAGCAACATCATTACCTGACTCAAATGGTTCTCCATCAAGCGCGACTCTGACTTCCactaatagaaatttaaataggGCTCTTAATACTTATCTTAATGGAGGGACTCCACCAACATCAAAATTGCCTGCCAATTCAAATGGTTCTCCGTCAAGTTCTTATCCGATATCTCCTTACGGAGATTCAACGAACAAGCCGAATGTACAAGATTATGATTCTAATGGAAACAAGTTGAGTGATAACAGTTTTATGAATGGTTATCAAACATCAAATTATTACGGGTATATTCAAAATACAGCAGACCAAGATACCATTTTTAATTATCCACCAGAAACgagtgaatatttaaataatcaactaTTACAAAATTCAGTCTCAACTTTCAATTTACAGAATACTGCTACACCAGATCAGTTTGGTATCATGCCTAGTAATTCACTTACTATGCCAAATGGAAAATATGATGAAGTAAAAAATGACGGTGTTAATATTCCTCTTTTAAACGAAAATGgggatatttataataactatttttatggGGATAATTCTGTGAAAACTGTTCGGAGTTTAAATGGCAATTTTGACACCCaaaatgatgataattataatgatgGTTACATGGGAATTGTTCCGTTTGATGATGGTAATATGCAAGGACCTTCCAATGAACCATATGCACCTAATTTAAATGCTAGGTATGAAAATAGTCAACTGCAGTATGGATTAAATCAGAATCCCCCACCTTACAGAGGCTATCCATATATGGGAAATGATATTACGCCTTTTGACACCAATATTTATCCTGATATCAGTCCTCAAATATCTGTTATGAATTCTGACCTTTATAACTATAACAACATAGATGGCATTGAATACGATCAAACTAAAATTGGAATAGAAGAAACCAGTCctgaaaatattcaattaagtaTGAGTGATTTGGATACATTTTCAAGTAACCAAATTTCACAAACATCTGACAGTTTTATAGATACAGATTTGACATCTGATCATTTGGTATATGACTCCGTTGATGCCGACAATAGAGATTTAGAAATCATTGATTCAAATTACATGGGTCAAGTAAATGAAAACAATGTGTATCGTGGTCAAGGttttaatggttataataatattcaatcaaTAAATGTACCAGAATACAACCAATTTAATGGTGATTATACTACAACTTATTTGAGCAATTTAGGTACTTATGAAACCAGTTCTTCAAACACAGGAACTGATGCTGCTGTAGATGGTCCTGAAGGACCCTACCTAACACCACTGCTATTGAATTCTAATTATAATTTGCCTACTAGTAgtgatttaaataaacaaattgctGATTCAAATAGTTTGATAGTTGATAATGTTCAATTGAATGGATACTTGTATCGTAAAACTGATACCTCAAATGTTAATACTCAAGTAGAAGGTTCTCCTGCAGTTATTGCTAATGGTTCTCCAATGAATGATGTAGATAATCGTTTTGAGTCTATTCAAACTACagatttaagtaaaaataatgaattaggCGTTGGTCAAAATGTGTATGGTGTTAGTGGACAGGTTATTGGGAGAATCTATAAGCCTTCTGGTattgttaaaactaaaaatcgTCATAAATATAGTGGTAGTAGTAGTTATAGCAGTCCCAACGATAGTGAGTTTTCTGATGGTATGCATGCGATTGGACATGGTATTAAACGAGCTGCTCGTGATGCAATAGGTAatgtacatgataatataaaggATGCCTATGACACTACGAAAGCTGTTGGAAAAGCTGTTGGAAATATTGCAGGAAATGCTGCAAGTAAAGCTGCAGATGGTATTGAACAAACAGCCAAAACTCCATACCAAGGTTCAAAGGATGCTGTGAAAGCCGTAAAAAATTCTGTTGGTGAAGCTGCTGATGATGTTGAAGAAACTGCCAAAACTGCATATCAAGGTTCAAAAGATGCTGCAAACGACATGGAAAATGCTTTTAGTGATGCTGCAGATGATGTAGAAGAAACagcttaa
- the LOC132948427 gene encoding uncharacterized protein LOC132948427: MAFLVTGRGQTTKCPCCTGLHRIYACDKFKDLSINDRLNIIRDTHLCFNCLSAYHTTKTCKSNGSCGECGLKHNTLLHFSKSVSDDQKVSNTSEGESSATGALSATLWSSGNRYAFLATAQVIVKNTNGMQFICRAVLDSGAQVNFISKRLQNVLKLSGERVALPVSGIGSSRTQSTTRVDIKVCSRVSPFQANISCYVLPSIVNTLSSSTRPSDGWGIKKNILSQLADPQFDQAGTIDMLMGAGIFFELLESERIPLQTGNLTLQSTKLGWVMTGEFNVNCLVSIGASLEDEWRTMKTDQGLFGRLSKANKRHVEEQETVRHFEKTATRRADGRFVLRLPVKPEVSQLGDSISMAMSRFISVERRLSRDEQLRTEYVKFMTQYLEMGHMEEVIENEIPTSRQFYLPHHAVVKTASLTTKVRVVFDASAKSSSGLSLNDVLMCGPSIQEELFSILCRFRSHQFVITADVEKMFRQVEVAEEDRNLQRIVWRSNPSEALRTYRLGRVAYGTTSASFMTTKCLSVLSEEFNSQFPNAAKAVRTDFYMDDLLSGAQTEEECLRLQRNITRILNSAKMPLRKWCPNSQSVLEHIDNKNDDELLVLDLGENDVIKSLGLCWKPVVDVFQFNVAISDKNREATKRSLLSALNSIFDPLGFLAPVLVKGKIFLQQLWLVKADWDSSLSVEIKQKWYNYWSDLSTLKTLEIPRKAVACAGLRTEFHGFCDASENAYGACIYVRCKLPSGVWQSRLLCASTRVAPLKGATIPRLELGGALVLAQLAMKVAKSWKVDIHKFYLWTDSTIVLGWLNSQSSRLKTYVSNRVAQILDITNTEQWYYVRTYDNPADVLSRGVKAQDLKGIELWWSGPKWLSHEQNGWRFERVSLPTGEELPEQKTVRFVLITVPLPMRLVDSCSNWQRLRRATAWILRFIEFIKTKRTPQLVRYLTVKELMVAEQRLITYAQREAFPEEHEALAKNKDIPGRSKLRSLNIGLRYGMIVVGGRLDNANLSQDQRQPIILPYNHRITQLIFLDYHMKLLHCGPQLLLAEIRQRYWPLSGRLLARSTVRRCVKCVRSKPTFQIPIMAPLPKERVQCSRPFTYTGVDFAGPLIIRSGIRGRSGTKAWVSIFVCFSTRAVHIEAVEDLTSKAFIAALRRFVARRGKPAELWSDNGTNFVGANKELTKYTQHLGSQLANEGITWRFNPPSAPHFGGLWEAAVKSAKHHLARTTGEAKLTLSELSTLLCQIEACLNSRPLTPMSSDPNDFTSLTPAHFLLGAPVTSFPEPDLNGEEPHAMRRWKFVQHLLQTFWKRWHMEYLPQLQVRGKWTSGSSNLAIDDLVIVKEDNLPPFKWHLARVIELHLGCDGNVRVVSVRNSSGKTMRRPVAKLCKLPIDAEEAVEK; this comes from the coding sequence ATGGCATTTTTAGTCACTGGAAGGGGTCAGACCACAAAATGTCCATGCTGTACCGGGTTGCATAGGATATATGCGTGTGACAAGTTTAAGGACTTGAGTATAAATGATCGTCTAAATATTATACGAGACActcatttatgttttaattgtttgtccGCGTATCATACAACGAAAACATGCAAGTCAAACGGTTCATGTGGAGAGTGTGGGTTGAAGCATAATACTCTACTACATTTCTCAAAAAGTGTATCCGATGACCAGAAGGTTAGCAATACAAGTGAAGGAGAATCATCTGCAACTGGTGCGTTATCAGCTACCTTATGGTCATCAGGGAACCGTTATGCATTTTTAGCTACAGCACAAGTGATCGTCAAAAATACAAATGGAATGCAGTTCATATGTCGTGCCGTGTTAGACAGCGGCGCTCAAGTGAATTTTATATCTAAAAGGTTACAAAACGTACTTAAACTATCAGGAGAAAGGGTTGCATTGCCAGTGAGTGGAATCGGTTCAAGCAGAACACAATCGACTACAAGGGTAGACATCAAGGTTTGTTCCCGAGTATCACCATTCCAAGCTAACATATCATGTTACGTGTTACCATCAATTGTCAACACATTATCATCAAGTACAAGACCCTCAGACGGCTGgggaatcaaaaaaaatatactctcACAGTTAGCTGACCCTCAGTTCGACCAAGCAGGTACCATCGATATGTTAATGGGTGCAGGAATATTTTTTGAGTTGTTAGAGTCAGAAAGGATTCCGCTTCAAACTGGTAATCTCACATTACAATCCACAAAATTAGGCTGGGTTATGACCGGAGAGTTTAACGTTAATTGCTTAGTGAGTATTGGAGCGTCATTAGAAGACGAATGGCGAACAATGAAAACAGATCAAGGATTGTTCGGTAGGTTATCCAAGGCCAATAAGCGTCATGTAGAAGAACAGGAAACGGTACGACATTTCGAAAAAACTGCCACCAGGAGAGCTGATGGTCGGTTTGTGCTCCGTCTACCTGTAAAACCAGAAGTTAGCCAACTAGGCGATAGCATATCTATGGCCATGTCACGCTTCATTAGCGTTGAAAGAAGATTATCACGAGATGAACAACTACGTACCGAGTATGTAAAATTCATGACACAATATTTAGAAATGGGTCACATGGAGGAAGTAATTGAAAACGAAATTCCAACATCAAGGCAATTTTACTTACCACACCACGCAGTGGTCAAAACGGCCAGTCTAACTACAAAGGTACGAGTAGTTTTCGACGCATCAGCTAAGAGCTCATCAGGACTATCTTTAAACGATGTCCTAATGTGTGGCCCGAGTATCCAAGAAGAATTGTTTTCGATCTTATGTCGGTTTAGAAGTCATCAGTTCGTTATCACTGCGGACgtagaaaaaatgtttcgaCAGGTAGAGGTTGCAGAAGAAGACCGAAACTTGCAGCGTATCGTCTGGAGGTCAAACCCTAGTGAAGCGTTACGGACTTATAGACTGGGAAGAGTTGCATACGGTACAACTTCTGCTTCATTCATGACCACAAAATGTCTGTCAGTCCTATCAGAAGAATTCAACAGTCAGTTTCCCAATGCAGCTAAGGCAGTACGAACAGATTTCTACATGGATGACCTCCTGTCTGGTGCACAAACTGAGGAAGAGTGTTTACGTCTACAGAGGAATATTACTAGGATATTGAATTCAGCAAAAATGCCATTACGAAAATGGTGTCCAAACTCGCAGTCAGTACTCGAACATATCGACAACAAAAATGATGATGAGTTACTAGTGTTAGATTTGGGTGAAAATGACGTAATTAAATCGTTAGGCCTATGTTGGAAGCCAGTGGTAGACGTCTTTCAGTTCAACGTAGCGATTTCTGACAAGAACAGAGAAGCAACTAAGCGTAGTCTCCTGTCCGCTCTAAACAGTATATTTGACCCACTAGGATTCCTTGCTCCAGTGTTGGTAAAAGGAAAAATTTTTCTGCAGCAACTATGGCTCGTTAAAGCAGATTGGGATAGTTCATTGTCtgttgaaataaaacaaaaatggtacAATTACTGGTCAGACCTCAGTACGCTTAAAACACTGGAAATTCCAAGAAAGGCAGTCGCATGTGCAGGATTAAGGACCGAGTTTCACGGCTTTTGTGATGCATCAGAAAATGCCTATGGTGCATGTATTTATGTACGGTGTAAACTGCCAAGCGGAGTATGGCAATCACGATTATTGTGCGCATCTACTCGGGTCGCCCCTCTCAAGGGAGCTACAATCCCTAGATTAGAATTGGGAGGAGCCCTAGTACTGGCTCAGTTAGCAATGAAGGTAGCCAAGTCATGGAAGGTTGACATACATAAATTTTACCTGTGGACCGATTCAACTATAGTGTTGGGATGGTTGAATAGCCAATCTAGTCGCTTGAAAACTTATGTGTCAAACCGTGTTGCACAGATTTTAGATATTACCAATACTGAGCAATGGTACTATGTGAGGACTTATGATAATCCAGCAGATGTGTTATCGAGGGGTGTGAAGGCGCAAGACTTGAAAGGCATCGAGTTGTGGTGGAGTGGACCGAAATGGCTATCTCATGAGCAAAATGGTTGGCGATTCGAACGTGTATCACTGCCAACTGGAGAAGAATTACCTGAGCAGAAAACCGTACGTTTCGTTCTTATAACAGTGCCGTTACCAATGCGACTTGTTGATTCATGCTCAAACTGGCAACGCCTACGTCGAGCAACTGCGTGGATTCTGCGGTTCattgaattcataaaaactaaaCGCACCCCACAACTAGTACGCTATCTGACAGTTAAAGAGTTAATGGTTGCTGAACAGAGACTGATAACTTATGCTCAAAGGGAGGCCTTTCCGGAGGAGCATGAAGCATTAGCAAAAAATAAGGACATTCCTGGTCGAAGCAAGTTAAGGTCATTGAACATCGGTCTAAGGTATGGCATGATAGTAGTGGGTGGTCGTCTTGACAATGCCAATCTTTCACAAGACCAAAGACAACCAATAATTCTTCCATACAATCACAGAATTACACAGTTGATATTCTTAGATTATCACATGAAATTATTGCATTGTGGTCCTCAGTTATTATTAGCGGAAATCAGGCAGAGGTATTGGCCGCTGTCTGGTAGACTATTAGCGCGCTCAACAGTTCGAAGGTGCGTGAAGTGTGTACGGAGCAAACCGACCTTTCAAATTCCAATAATGGCGCCATTACCAAAGGAAAGAGTACAATGTTCACGTCCCTTCACGTACACGGGCGTGGATTTTGCAGGACCGTTAATCATCCGAAGCGGAATCAGGGGTCGATCAGGAACAAAGGCGTGGGTATCAATATTCGTGTGTTTTTCTACAAGAGCGGTTCATATAGAAGCAGTCGAGGACTTAACGAGCAAGGCTTTTATAGCGGCCTTAAGACGATTTGTTGCTAGACGAGGCAAACCCGCAGAACTGTGGAGCGATAACGGAACAAACTTCGTTGGAGCGAACAAGGAGTTGACCAAATATACTCAACATCTTGGCAGTCAGCTAGCAAATGAAGGGATCACCTGGCGCTTCAATCCCCCATCAGCCCCTCATTTTGGAGGGCTGTGGGAAGCAGCAGTTAAGAGCGCTAAACACCACTTGGCTAGGACTACTGGAGAGGCAAAGCTAACTCTAAGTGAGCTCAGTACACTGCTATGTCAAATTGAAGCCTGCCTCAATTCCCGACCATTGACACCTATGAGCAGCGATCCTAACGACTTCACCTCACTTACCCCAGCGCACTTCTTACTCGGTGCACCTGTAACGTCGTTCCCAGAACCTGATTTAAATGGCGAAGAACCACATGCAATGCGACGTTGGAAATTTGTACAACATCTTCTTCAAACTTTCTGGAAGCGATGGCACATGGAGTACCTACCCCAACTACAGGTCCGTGGAAAGTGGACATCAGGAAGCTCCAACCTAGCCATAGACGATTTAGTAATTGTCAAAGAAGACAACCTACCGCCCTTTAAGTGGCACTTAGCACGCGTTATAGAACTACATCTAGGTTGTGACGGTAACGTAAGGGTTGTGTCCGTACGTAACTCTTCCGGTAAAACAATGCGCCGTCCAGTCGCAAAACTTTGCAAGCTCCCAATCGATGCAGAGGAGGCTGTTGAAAAATAG
- the LOC132948428 gene encoding uncharacterized protein LOC132948428, whose translation MVLDEDNEKQMILLRKKRGVVKASLTRLRNFVKEFDHNEQSISLLEFRQEELPNINKKIDAVQCEIELITEEPEKEEEERALFERNYFETRSQMQEIINTRSSSSTVGPNTSFGSSSNTNRVRLAPIPLPTFNGDIENWEAFYDVFSALVHNDEGLTSVQKLYYLRSCLSGPALDIVSSIPMVDGNYEVFTERLKQRYDNRSLVIQTHIRALLDAPRVDTATIEALQLLHSHIGSHVAALKALGQPIEQWDAWLVTIILRCLDKNTAHEWQLRQEDSQLPKYIDIERFLARRCIAFENSNSEIQSRSHSQPMATGQH comes from the coding sequence ATGGTTCTCGATGAGGATAATGAGAAACAGATGAtcttattaagaaaaaaacgtGGAGTGGTGAAGGCCTCATTAACACGACTTCGTAATTTTGTAAAGGAATTTGATCACAATGAACAGTCAATCTCTCTCCTCGAGTTTCGTCAAGAAgaattacctaatataaataaaaaaattgacgcAGTTCAATGTGAGATTGAGTTAATTACGGAAGAACCAGAGAAGGAAGAAGAAGAACGAGCATTATTTGAAAGGAACTACTTCGAAACAAGATCTCAAATGCAAGAAATCATCAACACCCGGAGCTCTTCAAGTACGGTAGGGCCAAATACATCGTTTGGATCGTCAAGTAATACAAACCGGGTTAGATTGGCACCTATACCTTTGCCCACATTTAACGGTGACATTGAAAACTGGGAGGCCTTTTATGATGTTTTTAGCGCGTTGGTTCACAATGATGAAGGGCTTACGTcagtacaaaaattatattatttaagatccTGTTTGAGTGGTCCAGCTTTAGATATCGTTAGTTCAATCCCGATGGTCGACGGAAATTATGAGGTGTTTACCGAACGGCTGAAGCAGAGATATGACAACAGAAGCCTCGTGATACAGACGCACATAAGAGCGCTTCTTGATGCACCTCGTGTAGATACCGCTACCATAGAAGCGTTACAATTACTACATTCACACATTGGAAGTCATGTAGCTGCGCTTAAGGCCTTAGGCCAACCAATAGAGCAGTGGGACGCATGGCTAGTTACCATTATTCTAAGGTGTCTTGACAAGAATACGGCACATGAGTGGCAGCTTCGACAAGAGGACTCGCAATTACCCAAGTACATAGACATAGAAAGGTTTTTAGCCAGAAGAtgtattgcatttgaaaattcaaactcGGAAATACAGTCACGATCTCATAGTCAACCAATGGCAACAGGCCAACACTAA